The following proteins are encoded in a genomic region of Enterocloster clostridioformis:
- a CDS encoding DUF4860 domain-containing protein: MNRKTDKKGNAVSVLFTMLLFLVFVLCALFTVLIGSRVYENINVRSDANYTGSTALSYIANKVRQGDRAGMVNVVDVDGTQVLEMKQEIGESEYVTWIYWDDGSIRELFTDTSSGLGFADGLEILECRGLKLSRKGRLLHIETVGEGGGSLELSLRSGGLETDE; this comes from the coding sequence ATGAATCGGAAGACAGACAAGAAGGGAAATGCCGTTAGCGTGCTTTTTACCATGCTGTTATTTCTGGTATTTGTGCTGTGTGCCCTTTTCACAGTGCTGATTGGCAGCCGGGTATATGAAAATATCAATGTGCGCAGCGACGCCAATTATACAGGCAGCACAGCTCTGAGCTACATTGCCAACAAGGTGCGCCAGGGTGACCGGGCCGGGATGGTAAATGTGGTGGATGTGGATGGAACCCAGGTGCTGGAGATGAAACAGGAAATCGGGGAATCAGAATACGTCACATGGATTTACTGGGACGATGGGAGCATCCGGGAATTGTTCACAGACACATCCAGCGGTTTGGGGTTTGCGGACGGTCTGGAGATTCTGGAATGCCGGGGCCTGAAGCTTTCCAGGAAAGGCAGGCTGCTGCATATAGAGACCGTGGGAGAGGGCGGCGGAAGCCTGGAGCTTTCCCTGCGGAGCGGAGGACTTGAGACGGATGAATAG
- the cysS gene encoding cysteine--tRNA ligase produces MKIFNTLSRRKEEFVPLTPGEVKMYVCGPTVYNFIHIGNARPMIVFDTVRRYFEYKGYDVRYVSNFTDVDDKIIKKAIEEGVDADTVSRRYIEECKKDMAAMNVKPATVHPQATQEICGMLEMIQTLIDKNHAYVAGDGTVYFRTGSFKEYGKLSHKNLDELQSGFREIKVTGEEGKEDPNDFVLWKPKKEGEPFWESPWCDGRPGWHIECSVMSKRYLGEQIDIHAGGEDLIFPHHENEIAQSECANDKNFATYWMHNGFLNIDNKKMSKSLGNFFTVREISEKYDLQVLRFFMLSAHYRSPLNFSADLMEASKNGLERILTCVEKLRDLEAKASDGPRTAGEQGNMEEADKLRGKYEEAMDDDFNTADAISAIFELVKLANTTADESSTREFVSYMETMIEELCDVLGIITEKKEEVLDSEIEEMIEARQQARKEKNFALADEIRGKLLDMGIILEDTREGVKWKRA; encoded by the coding sequence ATGAAGATATTTAACACACTGAGCAGAAGAAAAGAGGAATTTGTTCCCCTGACCCCGGGAGAGGTCAAGATGTACGTCTGCGGCCCCACGGTGTATAATTTCATCCATATAGGAAACGCCAGGCCCATGATTGTATTTGACACGGTTCGCAGGTATTTTGAGTATAAGGGGTACGACGTGCGCTACGTGTCCAACTTCACGGATGTGGATGACAAAATCATCAAAAAGGCAATCGAGGAGGGTGTGGACGCGGATACAGTGTCACGCCGGTACATTGAGGAGTGCAAAAAGGACATGGCAGCCATGAATGTAAAGCCTGCTACCGTCCATCCCCAGGCAACCCAGGAAATCTGCGGCATGCTGGAGATGATACAGACCCTTATCGACAAAAATCACGCCTATGTGGCAGGGGACGGGACCGTGTACTTCAGGACCGGTTCTTTTAAGGAATACGGAAAGCTGTCCCATAAGAACCTGGATGAGCTTCAGTCCGGGTTCCGTGAAATCAAGGTCACCGGCGAGGAGGGCAAGGAAGACCCCAATGATTTCGTGCTCTGGAAGCCTAAGAAGGAAGGAGAACCTTTCTGGGAGTCGCCGTGGTGCGACGGACGTCCGGGCTGGCATATTGAGTGCTCCGTTATGTCCAAACGCTACCTGGGCGAGCAGATTGATATTCACGCCGGCGGCGAGGATTTGATATTCCCACATCATGAGAACGAGATTGCCCAGAGTGAGTGCGCCAACGACAAGAACTTTGCAACATACTGGATGCACAACGGGTTCCTGAATATTGACAATAAGAAAATGTCCAAATCCCTGGGGAATTTCTTTACAGTAAGGGAAATCAGTGAAAAATACGACTTGCAGGTGCTGCGTTTCTTCATGCTCAGCGCCCATTACCGCAGTCCCCTTAACTTCAGCGCAGACCTGATGGAGGCTTCCAAGAATGGTCTGGAGCGTATACTGACCTGTGTGGAGAAGTTAAGGGACCTGGAGGCAAAGGCATCAGACGGCCCCAGGACAGCCGGGGAGCAGGGAAATATGGAAGAGGCAGATAAGCTTCGGGGCAAGTACGAGGAGGCCATGGACGATGACTTCAACACCGCGGACGCCATTTCAGCCATATTTGAACTGGTGAAGCTGGCTAATACCACGGCAGATGAATCCAGTACCAGGGAATTCGTATCTTATATGGAGACAATGATAGAAGAACTTTGCGATGTACTGGGCATTATCACGGAGAAGAAGGAAGAAGTGCTGGACAGCGAGATCGAAGAGATGATTGAAGCCAGACAGCAGGCCAGGAAAGAGAAGAACTTTGCGCTGGCGGATGAAATCCGCGGAAAGCTTCTGGATATGGGAATTATATTAGAGGATACCAGAGAGGGCGTAAAGTGGAAGAGAGCGTAA
- a CDS encoding transketolase produces MEHLKALSFELRKDAVNMIMEAGTGHIGGDMSVMDILVALYFKHMNISPDNMDSPERDRFVLSKGHSMEAYYAVLAAKGFLDIKDVRANFSKFGSKYIGHPNNKLPGIEMNSGSLGHGLPVCVGMALAGRMDGRSYRVYTVMGDGELAEGSVWEGAMAAGHYGLDNLCAVVDRNHLQISGNTEVVMRQECQKERWESFGWHAIQADGNDIDSLDRAFREAKSVKGKPSVVIADTVKGYGSALMENKAEWHHKVPSREEYEQIIKDLEERKEEALHE; encoded by the coding sequence ATGGAACATTTAAAGGCATTGTCATTTGAATTAAGAAAAGATGCAGTCAATATGATTATGGAAGCAGGGACCGGACACATTGGCGGAGACATGAGCGTTATGGATATCCTGGTGGCATTATACTTTAAACATATGAATATCAGCCCGGATAACATGGACTCTCCTGAACGGGACCGCTTTGTGCTCAGCAAAGGCCATTCAATGGAAGCCTATTATGCAGTCCTTGCCGCCAAGGGGTTTCTGGATATAAAGGATGTAAGAGCTAATTTCTCGAAATTTGGTTCCAAGTATATCGGACATCCCAATAATAAACTGCCCGGAATTGAGATGAATTCCGGTTCCCTGGGCCACGGACTTCCGGTCTGCGTGGGCATGGCCCTGGCAGGCAGAATGGATGGGAGAAGCTACCGGGTGTATACGGTAATGGGTGACGGGGAACTTGCTGAGGGAAGCGTCTGGGAGGGCGCTATGGCAGCCGGACATTATGGACTGGATAACCTGTGCGCGGTGGTGGACAGAAATCATCTCCAGATTTCCGGGAATACAGAAGTAGTAATGAGACAGGAGTGTCAGAAGGAGCGCTGGGAAAGCTTTGGATGGCATGCCATTCAGGCGGATGGAAATGACATTGACAGTCTGGATCGTGCATTCAGGGAGGCAAAGTCGGTGAAGGGGAAGCCGTCTGTTGTGATTGCAGACACGGTCAAGGGGTATGGTTCAGCGCTCATGGAGAATAAGGCTGAATGGCATCATAAGGTGCCAAGCCGTGAAGAATACGAACAAATTATAAAGGACCTGGAGGAGAGGAAGGAGGAGGCGCTGCATGAATAA
- a CDS encoding transglutaminase-like domain-containing protein — MKTAYKPVGKFAAAAAAAFFAVSSIQAPATALAYTKPAGSHVLTPIASGVTAYSNEKATLDASNVSEGYIMVKYTGSVGKIKVQITKSGSETYTYDLSSSGVYEVFPLSEGSGSYSVKVFENIQGNQYSQAFSQNVNASITNQFGPFLYPNQYVNFNAASAAVQTGASVAASATDQLGVVSNVYNYVINNVTYDTAKASSVQSGYLPNVDVVLAQKKGICFDYAALMTAMLRSQDIPTKLVVGYTGNLYHAWINVYLEGQGWVDNIIYFDGNSWKLMDPTFASSSGQSQEIMQYIGNGSNYRAKYSY; from the coding sequence ATGAAGACAGCATATAAACCTGTTGGAAAGTTTGCGGCGGCAGCGGCAGCGGCTTTTTTTGCCGTCAGCAGCATCCAGGCACCGGCGACGGCCCTGGCTTACACAAAGCCTGCCGGAAGCCATGTACTGACTCCCATTGCTTCCGGGGTCACTGCATACAGCAACGAGAAGGCCACTCTGGATGCATCCAATGTGTCAGAGGGCTATATCATGGTAAAGTATACGGGTAGCGTTGGCAAGATTAAGGTTCAGATTACAAAAAGCGGTTCCGAGACATATACATATGATTTAAGCAGCAGCGGCGTATACGAGGTGTTCCCTCTGTCTGAGGGCAGCGGCAGCTATTCGGTGAAGGTGTTTGAAAATATCCAGGGAAACCAGTATTCCCAGGCGTTCAGCCAGAATGTAAATGCCAGCATAACCAATCAGTTCGGACCCTTCCTTTACCCCAACCAGTATGTGAATTTTAATGCGGCCAGCGCCGCGGTGCAGACAGGCGCGTCCGTGGCTGCCAGCGCAACGGACCAGCTGGGCGTGGTGTCAAATGTTTATAATTATGTAATCAACAACGTTACCTATGATACGGCCAAGGCAAGTTCGGTCCAGTCCGGCTATCTGCCCAATGTGGATGTGGTTTTGGCGCAGAAAAAGGGTATCTGTTTTGACTATGCGGCTCTCATGACAGCCATGCTCAGGTCCCAGGACATTCCCACCAAGCTGGTAGTGGGTTATACGGGGAATCTGTATCACGCGTGGATTAATGTATATCTGGAAGGCCAGGGATGGGTTGATAATATCATCTATTTTGATGGCAACAGCTGGAAGCTGATGGACCCCACGTTTGCGTCCTCCAGCGGACAGAGCCAGGAAATCATGCAGTACATTGGAAACGGCTCTAACTACCGGGCAAAATACAGCTATTAA
- a CDS encoding diacylglycerol/lipid kinase family protein has product MYNFIVNPKAGSGKGLRIWKAIARYMDSHNIEYEVFLTEGIGDARTAARRLTDSHGEPRYIIAVGGEGTMNEVLDGVSFHGPLSLGYIPAGSGSDLARSLRMPGRTIKCLKKQLAPRHFTMIDYGVLTYGNQEVSHRRFLVSAGIGFDAAVCQDALSSRCRQRLNRFGMGKLSYILIGIHQFFKCKSSKGYILLDGIKKVEFNNILFISCHIQPSEGGGFLFAPRADGSDGKLNICVMSHSTRIKLIPVLLSALIGRRRPKGVRTYECREVSIHTEAALPVHADGESCGFQTDIQASCIARKVRMMI; this is encoded by the coding sequence ATGTATAACTTCATTGTAAATCCCAAAGCAGGCTCCGGCAAGGGTCTCAGAATCTGGAAAGCCATAGCCCGTTATATGGACAGTCATAATATTGAATACGAAGTTTTCCTGACAGAAGGCATTGGGGACGCAAGAACCGCGGCAAGGCGGCTGACAGACAGTCATGGTGAGCCCAGATATATCATCGCCGTGGGCGGGGAGGGGACCATGAACGAGGTTCTGGACGGTGTGTCTTTCCATGGGCCTTTAAGTCTGGGTTATATCCCGGCCGGTTCCGGCAGCGACCTGGCCAGGAGTCTCCGCATGCCCGGACGCACCATAAAGTGTCTTAAGAAACAGCTGGCCCCCCGGCATTTCACCATGATTGATTACGGAGTCCTTACCTATGGAAATCAGGAGGTATCCCACCGACGGTTCCTGGTCAGCGCCGGAATCGGATTTGATGCGGCCGTCTGTCAGGATGCCCTGTCTTCCAGATGCCGTCAGCGTTTAAATCGTTTCGGTATGGGGAAACTTTCTTATATACTCATAGGCATACACCAGTTTTTTAAATGTAAATCCAGCAAAGGATATATTTTATTGGACGGGATAAAAAAGGTAGAGTTCAACAACATTCTTTTCATATCCTGTCACATACAGCCCTCAGAGGGCGGCGGCTTCCTCTTTGCCCCCAGGGCAGACGGAAGCGACGGAAAATTAAACATCTGCGTCATGAGCCACAGCACCAGGATAAAGCTGATACCCGTTCTGCTGTCAGCCCTCATAGGAAGGCGGCGGCCCAAAGGTGTCAGAACCTACGAATGCAGGGAAGTATCCATCCACACAGAAGCAGCGCTGCCCGTCCATGCAGACGGCGAGAGCTGCGGCTTCCAGACAGACATACAAGCCAGCTGCATAGCCAGGAAGGTAAGGATGATGATATGA
- a CDS encoding type IV pilus twitching motility protein PilT, protein MNVMELLTSAVEQNAADIFLIPGMPFSYKIGGRIIYQGDNRIMPDEMDKMITEIYGLAKNRGMDKVQSHGDDDFSFAIPGVSRFRASVFRQRGSLAGIIRVVRFELPDAGQLHLPDSIIGVSRLTKGMVLVTGPAGSGKSTTLACIIDEINSTRNAHVITLEDPIEYLHRHKQSVVTQREIVTDTDSYVTGLRASLRQAPDVILLGEMRDYETISIAMTAAETGHLILSTLHTVGAANTIDRVIDAFPPNQQQQIRTQLAMVLDAVISQQLIPTVDGGVQPAFEIMFLNNAIRNMIRESKIHQIDGVIATSQEEGMVSMDNSLIKLYRDGVISRENAAAYSSNSELMEKKLAR, encoded by the coding sequence ATGAATGTGATGGAATTGCTTACATCGGCCGTGGAGCAGAATGCGGCTGACATATTTCTTATTCCAGGCATGCCCTTCTCCTATAAGATTGGCGGCCGGATTATCTATCAGGGTGATAACCGGATCATGCCCGACGAGATGGATAAGATGATTACCGAGATATACGGCCTGGCAAAGAACCGGGGCATGGATAAGGTCCAGTCCCACGGAGATGATGATTTCTCCTTTGCCATCCCTGGGGTGTCGCGTTTCAGGGCCAGTGTGTTCCGCCAGAGAGGATCCTTGGCGGGAATCATCCGCGTGGTGCGTTTTGAACTGCCGGATGCCGGACAGCTTCATCTGCCGGACAGTATCATCGGCGTATCCAGGCTTACCAAGGGAATGGTACTGGTGACCGGACCGGCAGGCAGCGGCAAAAGCACGACCCTGGCTTGTATTATTGATGAAATCAACAGCACCAGAAATGCCCATGTCATCACACTGGAGGACCCCATTGAATACCTGCACAGGCATAAACAGAGCGTGGTGACCCAGAGAGAGATTGTTACGGATACGGACAGCTACGTTACTGGCCTGAGGGCATCCCTGCGCCAGGCGCCGGATGTCATCCTGTTAGGAGAAATGAGAGATTATGAGACTATCAGCATAGCCATGACAGCAGCGGAGACAGGCCATCTGATTCTCTCCACCCTTCACACCGTGGGGGCGGCCAATACCATCGACCGTGTCATTGATGCATTTCCGCCAAATCAGCAGCAGCAGATAAGGACCCAGCTGGCCATGGTGCTGGATGCGGTCATATCCCAGCAGCTCATACCCACTGTGGACGGCGGGGTGCAGCCGGCATTTGAAATCATGTTTTTAAACAATGCAATCCGCAATATGATACGTGAATCCAAGATTCACCAGATAGACGGAGTCATTGCCACCTCCCAGGAGGAAGGTATGGTATCCATGGATAACAGCCTTATTAAACTATACCGTGACGGAGTGATTTCCCGTGAAAATGCGGCGGCTTACAGCAGCAACAGTGAGCTCATGGAAAAGAAACTGGCCAGATAA
- a CDS encoding Mini-ribonuclease 3 yields MEESVTIQEFLTYYRQCMRLEPVDENSYSPLVLAYIGDSVYEVIIRTKVINRGSMQVNKMHRQSSELVKAGTQAELIKAIEDMLTREEHAVFKRGRNAKSATSAKNASVIDYRMATGMEALVGWLFLRQEYNRLVYLISQGLEKLGRMPDPEGDKT; encoded by the coding sequence GTGGAAGAGAGCGTAACCATTCAGGAATTTCTCACATATTATAGACAGTGCATGAGGCTTGAACCAGTGGATGAGAATTCTTACTCGCCACTGGTTCTGGCCTATATTGGAGATTCGGTGTATGAGGTCATCATACGCACCAAGGTGATAAACCGGGGAAGCATGCAGGTAAATAAAATGCACAGGCAGAGCTCGGAGCTTGTAAAGGCCGGTACGCAGGCAGAGCTCATAAAGGCCATTGAGGACATGCTTACCCGGGAGGAGCACGCTGTGTTCAAGCGGGGACGCAACGCAAAATCAGCCACATCAGCCAAGAACGCGTCTGTCATTGATTACCGCATGGCCACAGGGATGGAAGCCCTGGTAGGGTGGCTGTTCCTGAGACAGGAATACAACAGGCTGGTATATCTGATAAGCCAGGGACTTGAGAAGCTGGGCAGGATGCCGGACCCGGAAGGAGATAAGACATGA
- a CDS encoding transketolase family protein: MNKTANRQVICEVLMEQAETDKDIVVLCSDSRGSASLTNFAREYPNQFVETGIAEQNLVSIAAGLAKCGKRVFAASPASFISARSYEQIKVDVAYSDTNVTLIGISGGISYGALGMSHHSAQDIAALSAIPNMRVYLPCDRHETRCLMEALVKDDRPAYLRVGRNPVEDVYEDGGGPFVMDQAVTLMDGSDVLLVACGEMVRPVLDAARMLRGDGIEAAVLDMYCLKPMDRKTLVEKASGVKAVMTVEEHSPFGGLGAMVSQAIGEECPRTVVHLALPDEPVISGTSGQVFEYYGLDAEGIRKRAVDLMKQVESCRQN; encoded by the coding sequence ATGAATAAAACAGCAAACAGACAGGTTATCTGTGAGGTGCTGATGGAGCAGGCAGAGACAGACAAGGACATTGTGGTATTGTGTAGCGATTCGCGGGGCAGTGCATCCCTGACAAATTTTGCCAGGGAGTATCCGAATCAGTTTGTGGAGACCGGGATAGCTGAGCAGAATCTGGTCAGCATAGCGGCAGGGCTGGCAAAGTGTGGGAAACGGGTATTTGCGGCCTCTCCGGCAAGCTTTATTTCCGCCAGGAGTTATGAGCAGATTAAGGTGGATGTGGCATATTCGGACACAAATGTAACCTTGATTGGTATCAGCGGGGGAATCAGCTATGGCGCCCTGGGAATGAGCCACCATTCTGCACAGGATATAGCCGCTTTATCGGCCATTCCCAACATGAGGGTTTATCTGCCCTGCGACAGGCATGAAACCCGGTGCCTGATGGAGGCGCTGGTAAAGGATGACAGACCGGCTTATCTGAGGGTGGGACGAAATCCGGTGGAGGATGTGTATGAAGATGGAGGGGGCCCCTTTGTCATGGACCAGGCGGTAACTTTGATGGACGGAAGCGATGTACTGCTTGTGGCCTGCGGTGAGATGGTGCGTCCTGTACTGGATGCGGCCCGTATGCTTCGCGGGGATGGGATAGAAGCAGCCGTGCTTGACATGTACTGCCTTAAGCCTATGGACAGAAAAACATTGGTGGAAAAGGCGTCAGGGGTAAAGGCGGTCATGACGGTTGAAGAACACTCGCCCTTCGGGGGGCTGGGAGCCATGGTCAGTCAGGCAATAGGCGAAGAGTGTCCCAGAACAGTGGTGCATCTGGCTCTTCCCGATGAGCCGGTTATCTCAGGCACCTCCGGCCAGGTATTTGAATACTATGGCTTGGATGCGGAAGGAATCAGAAAAAGGGCTGTGGATTTAATGAAGCAGGTTGAATCATGCAGGCAAAATTAG
- the rlmB gene encoding 23S rRNA (guanosine(2251)-2'-O)-methyltransferase RlmB, protein MRYEELTIEGRNAVLEAFRSGRTIDKLFVLDGCQDGPVRTILREARKYDTIINYVPRERLDQISETGKHQGVIAYAAAYEYAEVEDMLKAAEEKGEPPFLILLDGIEDPHNLGAIIRTANLAGAHGVIIPKRRAAGLTATVAKTSAGALNYTPVAKVTNLTATMEDLKKKGMWFVCADMGGELMYKMNLKGSIGLVVGNEGEGVGKLVREHCDMVASIPMKGDIDSLNASVAAGVLAYEIVRQRLEM, encoded by the coding sequence ATGAGATACGAAGAACTGACCATAGAGGGGCGCAATGCCGTGCTGGAGGCATTCCGGTCCGGCAGGACCATCGACAAGCTGTTCGTCCTGGACGGCTGTCAGGACGGTCCGGTGCGCACCATCCTGAGGGAAGCCAGGAAATACGATACCATCATTAACTACGTGCCAAGGGAGAGGCTGGACCAGATATCCGAGACAGGAAAGCATCAGGGTGTTATTGCCTATGCTGCGGCCTATGAGTACGCCGAGGTGGAAGATATGCTGAAGGCGGCAGAGGAAAAGGGAGAGCCGCCCTTCCTCATACTGCTGGACGGCATAGAGGATCCCCACAATCTGGGAGCCATCATCCGTACGGCCAACCTGGCAGGGGCCCATGGCGTCATTATTCCCAAACGCCGCGCCGCGGGGCTGACAGCCACCGTGGCAAAGACATCGGCAGGAGCCTTAAACTACACGCCGGTGGCAAAGGTCACAAATCTGACGGCTACCATGGAAGATTTGAAGAAAAAGGGTATGTGGTTTGTCTGTGCCGACATGGGCGGAGAACTTATGTATAAGATGAACCTGAAAGGTTCCATCGGACTTGTGGTGGGAAATGAAGGGGAGGGGGTCGGAAAGCTTGTGCGCGAGCACTGCGATATGGTTGCTTCCATTCCCATGAAGGGAGATATTGATTCCCTGAACGCATCAGTTGCGGCAGGCGTGCTGGCCTATGAGATTGTAAGGCAGCGCCTGGAGATGTAG
- the ispF gene encoding 2-C-methyl-D-erythritol 2,4-cyclodiphosphate synthase, whose translation MRIGQGYDVHKLVQGRDLILGGVNIPYEKGLLGHSDADVLVHAVMDALLGAAALGDIGQHFPDTDPAYKGISSIELLRKVGELLDGKGYVVENIDATIIAQRPKLAPYRPRMAANIADALRLDVSRVSVKATTEEGLGFTGTGEGISSQAITLLTETADYCYDSKIMEGGCGGCPGCSRANEE comes from the coding sequence ATGAGAATCGGACAAGGATACGATGTTCACAAATTAGTACAAGGCCGCGATCTAATCTTAGGCGGCGTCAATATCCCATATGAAAAGGGCCTTCTGGGCCATTCCGACGCGGATGTTCTGGTCCACGCGGTGATGGATGCCCTGTTGGGGGCTGCTGCCCTGGGAGACATCGGACAGCATTTCCCGGACACGGACCCGGCATATAAAGGTATTTCCAGCATAGAACTGTTAAGGAAGGTAGGAGAACTTCTGGACGGGAAAGGCTACGTGGTTGAGAATATAGACGCCACCATCATAGCCCAGCGTCCCAAGCTGGCCCCATACAGGCCCCGGATGGCGGCTAACATAGCAGACGCCCTCCGCCTGGATGTGTCCAGGGTAAGCGTCAAGGCCACTACAGAGGAAGGACTTGGATTTACGGGAACCGGGGAAGGAATCTCTTCTCAGGCAATTACCTTATTGACGGAAACAGCAGATTACTGCTATGATAGTAAGATAATGGAAGGCGGCTGTGGAGGCTGCCCTGGCTGCAGCCGGGCGAATGAAGAATAA
- a CDS encoding type II secretion system F family protein — MAKKGESYYRYSYEELSAFCLQISLLLEAAVPLEEGLAIMAEDAAAQSEKDMLLYMAEGVELGDPFFKVMEDTGVFPAYVVHMAKLGQQTGTMDQMMKSLSDYYEKEYRLLRAIKNAVTYPVMMVVMLLVVLFVLFSKVMPVFNKVYEQLGARMPPVAASAMRLGGWLSGGALIVGAVLALVLCGIWTASKFGKRFALVERFVSFVKGRSKIALAVANRRFTSVLALTLKSGMELEKGMDLAKELVENESVAVRIGKCSEQLQTGESYYQAMKDTGLFSGFYVQMIKVGTRSGHLDSVMDEISQDYEEMADTAIDDMIARFEPTIVAVLAISVGLVLLSVMLPLVGVLSAIG; from the coding sequence ATGGCGAAAAAGGGAGAGTCTTATTACCGGTATTCCTATGAGGAGCTGTCGGCCTTCTGTCTGCAGATATCCCTGCTGTTGGAAGCGGCTGTTCCGCTGGAGGAAGGGCTGGCCATTATGGCTGAGGACGCGGCCGCGCAGAGCGAGAAGGATATGCTTTTGTACATGGCAGAGGGCGTGGAGCTGGGGGACCCCTTCTTCAAGGTTATGGAGGATACGGGCGTTTTCCCGGCTTATGTGGTGCATATGGCCAAGCTGGGCCAGCAGACAGGAACCATGGACCAGATGATGAAATCGCTGTCCGATTATTATGAGAAGGAATACCGGCTCCTGCGGGCCATAAAGAATGCGGTCACATATCCTGTGATGATGGTGGTAATGCTTTTGGTGGTCCTCTTTGTGCTGTTTTCCAAGGTCATGCCTGTGTTCAACAAGGTATATGAGCAGCTGGGGGCGCGGATGCCTCCTGTGGCAGCCTCGGCCATGAGGCTGGGAGGCTGGTTAAGCGGCGGCGCCCTTATTGTGGGGGCTGTGCTGGCCCTGGTGTTATGCGGGATCTGGACAGCCTCCAAATTCGGCAAACGTTTTGCTTTGGTGGAGCGTTTTGTGAGTTTCGTGAAGGGCCGCAGCAAGATTGCCCTGGCAGTGGCTAACCGCCGGTTTACCTCAGTACTGGCCCTGACCTTAAAGAGCGGTATGGAGCTGGAAAAGGGCATGGACCTGGCAAAGGAGCTGGTTGAGAACGAAAGCGTGGCGGTCCGCATCGGAAAATGCTCGGAGCAGCTTCAGACGGGTGAGAGCTATTACCAGGCCATGAAGGATACCGGCCTGTTTTCCGGTTTTTATGTGCAGATGATTAAAGTAGGAACCAGAAGCGGCCATCTGGACAGCGTTATGGACGAGATATCCCAGGATTATGAGGAGATGGCCGATACCGCCATCGACGATATGATTGCCAGGTTTGAACCGACTATAGTGGCAGTTCTGGCCATATCAGTGGGACTTGTCCTTCTGTCCGTCATGCTTCCACTGGTGGGCGTATTGTCCGCTATCGGATAA
- a CDS encoding MFS transporter: MEKEQIFQRNAGFFAFFLSGICAISSGVVVSILQEIYGFAYGMTGTLLSLMSIGNLLAGFASGMLPAKIGTKKTVVLLTAGYGAGYLIMGFSGWMLVLMLGFFMVGVAKGSTINTCTILVADNSGDRTKGMNIMHGCYALGALLCPFFIAAAMKAGNTVPMLVLAACGFLLWLTFCVTPAETKAMKKDRNINKSFLKSRKFWMLTGLLFCQNAAETSVTGWMVTYFKGNGIISGSLSPYTVTVMWGATLIARLLIAFVIPIKNSYSAMIKMGIGCIIFYMGLMMASTQTTAILLLFAFAFAMAGMNPTAVASAGRMTSAASMGIMLPAASSGAIIMPWIIGMVSEYAGIEIGMASNIIPCAGMLLFSVAVKRLKE, translated from the coding sequence ATGGAAAAGGAACAAATTTTTCAGAGAAACGCGGGATTTTTCGCATTTTTTCTAAGCGGCATATGTGCTATCAGCAGCGGTGTGGTCGTAAGCATTCTGCAGGAAATCTACGGCTTTGCATATGGCATGACAGGGACACTGCTGTCCCTTATGAGCATAGGCAATCTGCTGGCCGGCTTTGCCTCAGGCATGCTGCCCGCAAAAATCGGCACCAAGAAAACAGTGGTGCTCCTGACAGCAGGCTATGGGGCCGGATATCTGATCATGGGTTTTTCCGGATGGATGCTGGTTCTCATGCTGGGATTTTTCATGGTCGGCGTTGCTAAAGGAAGCACCATCAATACCTGTACCATACTGGTGGCCGATAACTCCGGCGATCGTACAAAGGGCATGAACATCATGCACGGCTGCTACGCCCTGGGCGCGCTTTTGTGTCCATTCTTCATCGCCGCCGCCATGAAGGCAGGAAATACCGTCCCCATGCTGGTGTTAGCAGCCTGCGGTTTCCTGCTGTGGCTGACCTTCTGTGTGACTCCCGCCGAAACAAAGGCCATGAAAAAGGACAGGAATATAAATAAAAGCTTCCTTAAAAGCAGAAAATTCTGGATGCTCACCGGTCTTCTGTTCTGCCAGAACGCGGCGGAAACCAGCGTAACCGGCTGGATGGTTACATATTTTAAGGGAAACGGCATCATATCAGGATCTCTCAGCCCCTACACCGTAACCGTGATGTGGGGAGCCACGCTGATTGCCCGCCTGCTCATAGCATTTGTAATCCCTATCAAAAACAGCTATTCCGCCATGATTAAAATGGGCATTGGCTGCATCATCTTCTACATGGGCCTGATGATGGCCAGTACCCAGACCACTGCCATTCTCCTGCTGTTCGCCTTTGCCTTTGCCATGGCCGGCATGAATCCCACTGCCGTGGCCAGCGCGGGCCGTATGACCAGCGCGGCCAGCATGGGAATTATGCTTCCGGCTGCCAGCAGCGGCGCCATCATCATGCCCTGGATAATCGGCATGGTGTCTGAATATGCTGGCATTGAAATCGGAATGGCTTCCAATATCATTCCCTGCGCAGGCATGCTGTTATTCAGTGTAGCTGTAAAACGGTTGAAAGAATAG